Proteins encoded in a region of the Halioglobus maricola genome:
- the tyrS gene encoding tyrosine--tRNA ligase, producing the protein MSSALLDDLRARGLIFQIAGEDGLADWLEGGSRTLYCGFDPTADSLHIGSLVPLLMLRRFQQAGHKPLALVGGATGLIGDPSFKAAERQLNTPDVVGDWVEKLKQQVSQFISFDAGEASAEVVNNLDWTAGVDVLAFLRDVGKHFSVNAMIQKESVKQRIEREGSGISFTEFTYMILQSYDFAELNKRYGCTLQIGGSDQWGNITGGIDLTRRMYGEQVFGLTMPLITKSDGTKFGKTESGTIWLSASKTSPYAFYQFWLGCADADVYRFLKYFTFLDVAEIDAIEQADAERQGRPEAQAVLAREVTRLVHGDEGLAAAERITASLFSGSIEELAESDLDQLRLDGLPSSAVARSVFPETVTQLLTEAGMAGSGKQVKDALGRNAVLVNKRALGWDDNANVAAAFDEAEALFGRYYLVKLGKKKYHLFEIA; encoded by the coding sequence ATGAGTAGTGCACTGCTTGACGATCTCCGCGCCCGCGGATTGATTTTCCAGATAGCGGGTGAGGATGGCCTCGCCGACTGGTTGGAGGGTGGTTCGCGCACACTTTATTGCGGTTTCGACCCCACGGCAGACAGCCTGCATATTGGCTCGCTGGTGCCTCTGCTCATGCTGCGCCGTTTTCAACAGGCTGGCCACAAACCACTCGCCCTGGTGGGCGGGGCGACAGGGCTGATCGGCGACCCGAGCTTCAAGGCCGCAGAGCGCCAGTTGAATACGCCCGACGTGGTCGGCGACTGGGTAGAAAAGCTCAAGCAGCAGGTGTCTCAGTTCATTTCCTTCGATGCGGGCGAGGCTTCCGCCGAGGTCGTCAATAACCTCGACTGGACAGCAGGTGTGGATGTGCTCGCTTTCCTGCGGGATGTGGGCAAGCATTTCTCGGTCAATGCCATGATCCAGAAAGAGTCGGTGAAGCAGCGCATTGAGCGCGAGGGTAGCGGTATCAGCTTTACCGAATTCACCTATATGATTTTGCAATCCTACGATTTCGCTGAGCTCAATAAACGCTACGGCTGTACCTTGCAGATCGGGGGTTCCGACCAGTGGGGCAATATCACTGGCGGTATAGACCTGACGCGGCGCATGTACGGCGAGCAGGTGTTTGGCCTGACAATGCCGCTGATCACCAAGTCGGACGGCACCAAGTTTGGCAAGACGGAGTCCGGTACGATCTGGCTCTCTGCGTCCAAGACCTCGCCCTATGCCTTCTATCAGTTCTGGTTGGGTTGCGCGGATGCTGACGTCTACCGTTTCCTTAAGTACTTCACCTTTCTGGATGTTGCCGAGATCGATGCGATCGAGCAGGCCGATGCCGAACGCCAGGGGCGCCCAGAGGCGCAGGCTGTACTGGCGCGTGAAGTGACACGCCTTGTGCACGGTGACGAGGGGCTGGCAGCGGCCGAACGTATTACGGCGAGCCTGTTTAGTGGTTCCATTGAGGAACTAGCCGAGAGTGACCTCGATCAGTTGCGCCTGGATGGCCTTCCGTCCAGCGCGGTGGCGCGTTCCGTGTTTCCGGAAACGGTGACTCAACTGCTAACCGAGGCCGGTATGGCCGGCTCCGGCAAGCAGGTGAAGGATGCCCTGGGGCGCAATGCGGTGCTGGTGAACAAGCGCGCGCTGGGCTGGGATGACAATGCCAATGTAGCCGCAGCTTTTGATGAAGCGGAGGCCTTGTTTGGTCGCTACTACCTGGTCAAATTGGGTAAGAAGAAGTACCACTTGTTCGAGATCGCCTGA